One genomic region from Prunus persica cultivar Lovell chromosome G3, Prunus_persica_NCBIv2, whole genome shotgun sequence encodes:
- the LOC109948021 gene encoding uncharacterized protein LOC109948021: protein MEDLELVTLHDDIPDRQVRIGTSISPELRSDLVAFLRLNSEVFAWSYNDMPGISPDIISHRLSVNPAVRPVRQKRRAYDPERYEAMRAEDSFPLPRIDQLVDATAGHALLSFMYAYSGYNQIFMHPEDQAHTSFITDRGLYCYKVMPFGLKNAGATYQRLVNQLFAPLIGNTMEVYVDDMLVKSRTADQHIPNLSAMFTILKQYKMRLNPTKCAFGVASGKFLGFMISQRGIEANLEKIQAILDMTVPKTVKDIQSLTGRVAALTRFISKATDRCAPFFKALKGTKRNITWTAECDTGFSELKEYMGQAPLLSTPEHGDILVIYLSISASAVSSVLIRSKDNAEHPVHYVSKALQDAEVRYPDIEKLAFALVVSARRLRPYFQAHTIHVLTNQPLRQVLQNPETSGRLVKWAIELGEFDIHYKPRPAMRGQAVADFLSEFTEPRASAATQLTTEPNPPPIQDQTPTEGNLDLTQPLWTLFVDGSSNAQGCGAGLVLISPDKVALEYTLRFKFQASNNEAEYEALLAGLRLAKEMDARQIQIFSDSQLVVHQVNQDFTAKDASMTAYLQHARHLLATFHAYSIKQVSGSENSHADALARLASALEQGMGRHIHIEFLAQPSTQAPLICTIDHSPTWMDPILQFLQNQTLPANPAEARRVRHRSARYLIINGSLYKRGFSLPYLRCLTPEEGHYVLREIHEGICGNHSGARSLAHKVIRQGYFWPSLHTDAQEFTQKCDKCQRFANIPQLPAEPLTAIVSPWPFAQWGLDLIGPMPEGKGQVKYAVVAVDYFIKWAEAEALATITAARIESFVWQNIVCRFGIPNSIVTDNGRQFDNAKFKQFCSNLKIRLCFASPAHPQSNGQVEAVNKIIKKTLKKKLDKAKGCWLELLPEVLWSYRTTFRTSTGETTFSLSFGTEAVAPVEIGQPTYRTSTYDATANDEQLALNLDFIDELRDQSSMRNVAYKQRIAKYYDSRVKPRAFKIGDWVMRKVSLATKNPNEGTLGPTWEGPYEIIKICRPGTYQLRDSTGKTLPHPWNADHLKYYYK from the exons ATGGAGGACCTGGAGCTGGTTACCCTCCATGACGATATCCCGGATCGACAAGTCCGGATCGGCACCTCCATCTCGCCAGAGCTTCGCTCCGACCTGGTCGCCTTCCTCCGCCTCAACTCTGAAGTCTTCGCATGGTCCTACaatgacatgcctggcatatCACCAGACATCATATCCCATAGGCTTAGCGTCAATCCTGCCGTCAGACCAGTCAGACAGAAGCGTCGCGCTTATGATCCCGAGCGCTATGAGGCCATGAGGGCGGAG GACAGCTTCCCGCTACCCCGCATTGACCAGCTAGTCGACGCCACAGCCGGCCACGCCCTCCTCAGCTTCATGTATGCTTATTCAGGTTACAACCAGATCTTCATGCACCCCGAAGATCAGGCCCACACCTCTTTCATTACGGACCGCGGCCTCTACTGCTATAAGGTGATGCCCTTTGGCCTTAAAAACGCCGGGGCTACTTATCAGCGTCTGGTGAATCAGCTCTTTGCCCCCCTGATTGGCAATACCATGGAGGTCTATGTCgatgacatgctagtcaagaGTCGCACGGCTGACCAACACATCCCCAACCTCTCTGCCATGTTCACCATCCTGAAGCAGTACAAAATGAGGcttaaccccaccaaatgtgcATTCGGGGTGGCTTCCGGCAAATTCCTTGGCTTCATGATCAGCCAAAGGGGTATTGAAGCCAACCTAGAAAAGATCCAGGCCATCTTAGACATGACGGTACCTAAGACGGTCAAAGATATCCAAAGCCTTACAGGGCGTGTCGCCGCCCTGACCAGATTTATCTCCAAAGCCACTGACCGCTGCGCCCCATTCTTCAAGGCCCTTAAAGGCACCAAAAGAAACATCACCTGGACTGCTGAATGCGACACGGGTTTCAGCGAGCTCAAGGAATATATGGGCCAGGCCCCTTTATTGTCAACCCCTGAGCACGGAGACATCCTCGTGATTTATCTCTCCATCTCAGCTTCGGCTGTTAGCTCTGTGCTCATCCGATCAAAAGATAACGCGGAACACCCAGTGCATTATGTTAGTAAAGCATTGCAAGATGCCGAAGTTCGGTACCCGGACATCGAAAAATTGGCGTTCGCCCTGGTCGTCTCGGCAAGACGCCTCCGACCATATTTCCAAGCTCACACCATCCATGTCTTAACCAACCAACCGCTCCGACAGGTGTTGCAGAACCCAGAAACTTCTGGGAGGCTGGTCAAATGGGCCATTGAACTGGGCGAGTTTGATATTCATTACAAACCCCGCCCGGCTATGAGGGGGCAGGCCGTTGCTGACTTCCTATCTGAATTCACGGAGCCCCGAGCTTCCGCAGCTACCCAGCTCACAACCGAACCCAATCCCCCTCCCATCCAAGACCAAACCCCCACCGAAGGCAATCTCGACCTAACCCAGCCCCTGTGGACTTTATTCGTAGACGGCTCTTCTAATGCCCAGGGCTGTGGGGCCGGCCTCGTTCTCATCTCCCCAGACAAGGTTGCCCTCGAGTACACCCTtcgcttcaaattccaagcctCCAACAATGAGGCCGAATATGAAGCACTCTTAGCTGGTCTTCGATTAGCCAAAGAGATGGACGCCAGGCAAATTCAGATATTCAGCGATTCACAACTCGTGGTCCACCAGGTCAACCAGGACTTCACGGCTAAGGATGCCTCTATGACGGCCTACCTCCAGCACGCTCGGCACTTGCTGGCGACCTTCCACGCCTACTCTATCAAGCAAGTGTCGGGCTCCGAGAATAGCCATGCCGATGCACTAGCCAGGTTGGCATCAGCCTTGGAGCAAGGAATGGGTCGCCACATCCACATCGAGTTTTTGGCCCAGCCCAGCACACAAGCCCCACTCATCTGCACTATTGATCACAGCCCTACATGGATGGACCCCATCCTCCAGTTCTTACAGAACCAAACACTACCGGCTAATCCGGCAGAGGCACGACGCGTTCGCCATCGCTCTGCTCGTTACCTGATCATTAACGGCTCCTTATACAAGCGGGGTTTCAGCCTTCCTTACCTCCGATGCCTGACTCCGGAGGAGGGTCACTATGTCCTTCGAGAAATCCATGAAGGCATATGCGGTAACCACTCGGGCGCACGCTCGCTGGCCCATAAGGTAATCCGCCAAGGATACTTCTGGCCATCGCTCCACACTGACGCCCAGGAATTCACCCAGAAATGCGACAAGTGTCAGCGATTTGCCAACATTCCACAACTCCCGGCTGAACCGTTGACTGCCATCGTCAGCCCTTGGCCATTTGCCCAATGGGGACTGGATCTCATTGGACCTATGCCAGAGGGCAAGGGCCAAGTCAAGTATGCAGTCGTGGCCGTAGACTACTTCATCAAGTGGGCTGAGGCCGAGGCCTTGGCCACCATCACTGCGGCTCGCATCGAATCCTTTGTGTGGCAAAACATTGTATGTCGCTTCGGCATCCCCAACTCCATCGTCACCGACAATGGCCGGCAATTTGATAAcgccaaattcaaacaattttgttccaaCCTCAAGATTCGTCTGTGTTTCGCCTCCCCAGCCCATCCTCAGTCCAATGGCCAGGTCGAAGCCgtgaacaaaattatcaagaagACCCTCAAGAAAAAACTTGACAAAGCCAAGGGCTGCTGGCTCGAACTACTCCCAGAAGTACTCTGGTCCTACCGCACCACCTTCCGCACATCCACGGGTGAAACGACGTTCTCCCTATCATTTGGAACCGAGGCCGTGGCTCCGGTAGAAATTGGCCAGCCCACATACCGAACCTCCACTTACGATGCCACGGCCAATGACGAGCAGTTGGCCCTCAACCTCGACTTCATTGACGAGCTCCGGGACCAATCGAGCATGCGTAATGTCGCGTACAAACAACGGATCGCCAAATATTACGACTCCCGAGTCAAGCCCCGTGCTTTCAAAATTGGGGACTGGGTCATGCGCAAAGTTTCCTTGGCTACCAAAAATCCCAACGAAGGTACCCTCGGccctacatgggaaggtccttatgagattatcaaaatctgcCGCCCCGGCACTTATCAGCTTCGTGATTCCACAGGCAAGACGCTGCCTCACCCGTGGAATGCTGACCACCTCAAGTACTATTACAAGTAA